A stretch of the Cytobacillus luteolus genome encodes the following:
- a CDS encoding GNAT family N-acetyltransferase, protein MSLIKKLSLEELDEFIRIDTNAYPGVYNHSPDVQERIKKSITKTQLEDESADYYGIYRDTKLVGGMRIHHFTANVLSSKVPVGGIGSVAVDLLYKKEKVAKEILEYFVRHFRENQVSLVALYPFRPDFYSQMGFGYGTKMNQYKVKPEGFRKDLLSSKNQIQFLTKEHKDLVVECYQRYAVKTHGMMDKTAFGAEALFVNPNQLMVGYVQNGKVEGYLSFSIKKESETNFVFNDIHVKEFVYENKEALSQLLTFLHSQADQFNRIVFNTHDEHFHFLLNDPSNGSNQLIPSVYHESHTSGVGLMYRVVDVARFLEEHRFGMVDCTVKFNVKDSFFPENEQTLVVEFIDGKATEVNGPYEVEVTMDISDFSSVVMCATDISSLYRYGAVDISDETYLKRLDVLFKTHEKPICMTAF, encoded by the coding sequence ACAGGAAAGAATCAAAAAAAGCATTACTAAAACGCAACTTGAGGACGAGAGTGCTGACTATTACGGAATTTATCGAGATACTAAATTAGTAGGTGGAATGAGAATTCACCACTTTACAGCAAATGTTTTGTCTTCAAAGGTCCCTGTCGGAGGGATAGGTTCAGTGGCTGTAGATTTACTTTATAAAAAAGAAAAAGTAGCCAAGGAAATACTTGAATACTTTGTAAGACACTTCCGTGAAAATCAAGTCTCCTTAGTTGCCCTTTATCCGTTTCGTCCTGATTTTTATAGCCAAATGGGCTTTGGATATGGGACAAAAATGAACCAGTACAAAGTTAAACCAGAAGGTTTTAGGAAAGACCTACTATCTAGTAAAAACCAGATACAATTTTTAACCAAAGAGCACAAGGATTTAGTAGTGGAATGCTATCAGAGATATGCAGTAAAAACTCATGGAATGATGGATAAAACTGCTTTTGGCGCTGAAGCCCTGTTTGTCAATCCGAATCAATTAATGGTTGGATATGTTCAAAACGGTAAAGTTGAAGGCTACCTATCTTTCTCGATTAAGAAAGAAAGTGAAACGAATTTTGTTTTTAATGATATTCATGTTAAAGAATTTGTATATGAAAACAAAGAGGCTCTATCCCAACTTCTAACATTTCTACATAGCCAGGCTGATCAATTTAATCGAATTGTTTTCAATACGCATGATGAACATTTTCATTTTCTGCTTAATGATCCGTCTAATGGATCCAATCAATTGATTCCTAGTGTGTATCATGAGAGCCATACTTCAGGTGTGGGACTAATGTATCGAGTTGTTGATGTTGCCAGATTTTTGGAGGAACATCGATTTGGTATGGTTGATTGCACTGTAAAGTTTAATGTTAAGGACTCATTTTTTCCTGAAAATGAGCAAACCTTAGTTGTTGAGTTTATAGATGGTAAAGCTACAGAGGTAAATGGGCCATATGAAGTGGAAGTCACGATGGATATCTCTGATTTTTCATCTGTCGTCATGTGTGCTACTGATATAAGTAGCTTATATCGCTACGGAGCTGTAGACATATCAGATGAAACCTATTTAAAGAGATTAGATGTTTTATTTAAGACACACGAAAAACCAATTTGTATGACTGCGTTTTAA
- a CDS encoding GNAT family N-acetyltransferase: MITIKRLSECTFDQAVLAWNRGFEGYFSNMTFTLDQFTRRFVLDGLSPNLSIIAFDGDEPVGFILSGIRMINGKKVSWNGGTGVATDYRGKGVAQKLMEAAISIYKEEEADIALLEAISQNERAIKLYTNYGYKVIDQLVHLHQNGPLPADTFAGSGDYTTERKLPVDVIDLPFYKSMASWQTHWNNGRDGESIIVSDTEGNKVGYALFRRAFNEEAKQVAIVLIQCEVVPGREDEGEIVRTMLNELYSPAMDIQRSVINMPVGNETVINSLKECGFSVKVEQVYMLKEM, translated from the coding sequence ATGATAACAATTAAGCGATTGTCTGAATGTACGTTTGATCAAGCAGTTTTAGCATGGAATAGAGGATTTGAAGGCTACTTTTCTAATATGACGTTTACTCTGGATCAGTTTACAAGACGTTTTGTACTTGATGGGTTATCTCCTAATCTATCAATCATTGCCTTTGATGGAGATGAACCAGTCGGTTTTATCCTAAGTGGAATTCGTATGATTAATGGCAAGAAAGTATCATGGAATGGTGGAACAGGTGTTGCTACAGACTATCGAGGCAAAGGTGTTGCACAAAAATTAATGGAAGCAGCTATCTCCATTTACAAAGAAGAAGAAGCAGATATTGCTTTATTGGAGGCTATTAGCCAAAATGAAAGAGCTATCAAGCTTTATACAAATTATGGGTATAAGGTAATTGATCAGTTGGTACACCTTCATCAAAATGGTCCACTTCCTGCCGATACGTTTGCTGGCAGTGGAGACTACACGACTGAACGCAAGTTACCAGTAGATGTAATAGACCTTCCTTTTTATAAAAGCATGGCTTCATGGCAAACTCATTGGAACAATGGGCGTGATGGGGAATCAATTATCGTAAGTGATACAGAGGGTAACAAAGTGGGCTATGCCCTTTTTAGAAGAGCATTTAATGAAGAGGCAAAACAAGTTGCTATTGTGTTAATTCAGTGTGAAGTGGTTCCTGGGCGTGAGGATGAAGGTGAGATTGTTCGTACAATGTTAAATGAGCTTTACTCACCAGCTATGGATATTCAAAGATCTGTAATAAATATGCCAGTTGGAAATGAAACTGTTATTAATAGTTTAAAAGAGTGTGGATTTAGTGTAAAAGTAGAACAAGTTTATATGCTGAAAGAAATGTAG
- a CDS encoding tetratricopeptide repeat protein has product MDNTIQKITEIKQLRDNGFGEQARVEIIKLVNEYTTVAVVQVECAFIHDSLGYEHEAIPYYEKALELGIEGPLRVEAYLGLGSSLRCIGSYQKAAEIFEKAIEEFPNHRGLQIFYSMTQYNLGNHGRAMDILLTNLIETTNNQDILDYKRAISFYINNLDEVYN; this is encoded by the coding sequence ATGGATAATACGATTCAGAAGATAACTGAAATAAAACAACTTCGTGATAATGGCTTCGGTGAACAGGCAAGAGTTGAAATAATAAAATTGGTAAATGAATATACAACAGTGGCCGTTGTACAAGTCGAGTGTGCTTTTATACACGATAGTTTAGGTTATGAACACGAGGCCATTCCTTACTATGAAAAAGCGTTAGAATTAGGGATTGAAGGCCCTTTACGTGTGGAGGCTTATTTAGGACTTGGTAGTAGTCTCAGATGTATTGGTAGCTATCAAAAAGCAGCTGAAATTTTTGAAAAAGCCATAGAAGAGTTTCCTAATCACCGAGGACTACAAATCTTCTATTCTATGACACAATACAATCTAGGAAACCATGGACGTGCGATGGATATTTTACTTACAAACCTGATAGAAACAACAAATAATCAAGATATCCTGGATTATAAACGGGCAATAAGCTTTTACATAAACAATTTGGATGAGGTCTATAATTGA
- a CDS encoding GNAT family N-acetyltransferase, whose amino-acid sequence MSILLMGEKVIVRVIKEEDFEPLWHLIYGKEDTEWRKWNAPYFPFEHEDFSVFRERMAKRIADGTDSMMLIQTLDREIIGTVSYYWEDKNTRWLEAGIVINNSQYWHGGYGTEALKLWIGHLFATLEIARVGITTWSGNERMMRVAEKLGLQLEGRMRKCRYYNGKYYDSIRMGVLREEWDDLHKGRSV is encoded by the coding sequence ATGTCGATTTTATTAATGGGTGAAAAAGTAATTGTACGAGTCATTAAAGAGGAAGATTTTGAGCCACTTTGGCATTTAATATATGGAAAAGAGGATACGGAATGGAGAAAATGGAATGCACCTTATTTTCCATTTGAACATGAGGACTTTTCTGTATTTAGAGAAAGAATGGCAAAACGAATAGCGGATGGAACCGATTCAATGATGCTTATTCAAACGTTGGATAGAGAAATCATTGGTACGGTTAGTTATTATTGGGAAGACAAAAATACGAGATGGCTAGAAGCCGGGATTGTTATTAACAACTCACAATACTGGCATGGTGGATATGGGACTGAGGCATTAAAATTATGGATCGGCCATTTATTTGCAACACTAGAGATTGCTAGAGTGGGTATTACAACTTGGTCTGGCAATGAGCGAATGATGCGTGTGGCAGAAAAGCTTGGTTTGCAGCTTGAGGGCCGTATGAGAAAATGTCGTTATTACAATGGGAAATACTATGATTCTATAAGAATGGGAGTCTTACGAGAAGAATGGGATGACCTACACAAAGGGAGAAGTGTTTAG
- a CDS encoding alpha/beta family hydrolase yields MNPVTITNYEIDGYKQSKISYTMIKQKVESNTLAIILPGIGYNVQRPLLHFTTNLFIQSKYDVLHINYNYLSSEVYKGLSDEEKVECIEQEVKKVIDTVLIEKQYKEYVLVTKSIGTIPISNELLTRNEFIDAKAIWLTPLLHNTLLFERMKQCHHPSLYVIGDQDPCYMKDRFNELAIKNNINCVLIDGADHSLEDPEVLASIDNLKVVFEELQTFLASK; encoded by the coding sequence ATGAATCCTGTTACGATAACTAACTATGAAATCGATGGTTATAAACAATCGAAAATATCTTATACCATGATAAAACAGAAAGTAGAGAGTAATACTTTAGCCATAATTCTTCCAGGGATAGGATATAATGTCCAAAGGCCTTTACTGCATTTCACAACAAACCTCTTTATTCAAAGTAAGTATGATGTGCTACATATTAATTACAATTATCTTTCAAGTGAAGTTTATAAAGGGTTATCTGATGAAGAAAAAGTTGAGTGTATCGAACAGGAAGTAAAAAAGGTAATTGATACGGTGTTAATTGAAAAGCAGTACAAAGAATATGTCCTAGTTACTAAGTCTATAGGCACTATACCTATTTCAAACGAATTATTAACAAGAAATGAATTTATAGATGCTAAGGCGATATGGTTAACGCCGTTACTTCATAATACTTTACTTTTTGAAAGAATGAAGCAATGTCATCATCCATCACTTTATGTGATTGGAGATCAGGATCCTTGTTACATGAAGGACCGATTTAATGAACTAGCAATTAAGAACAACATTAACTGTGTACTTATAGACGGTGCAGATCATAGTTTAGAAGATCCAGAGGTTCTTGCATCGATTGATAATTTAAAGGTCGTGTTTGAAGAGTTACAAACATTTTTAGCAAGTAAATAA
- a CDS encoding multidrug resistance efflux transporter family protein has product MKAILIGIFSSVFFAVTFVLNRSMELSGGSWLWSSSLRYFFMVPFLVLIVYLRGNFGALLKEMQKSPSTWLVWSIVGFGLFYGPITFAASSGPGWLVAGTWQFTIIAGLLLVPFFYSKIQSNHGIIKIRQKLPWKGLLFSSIIFIGIVIIQLDQASGGFTVQMLYIGILPVVIAAFAYPLGNRKMMEHCKGNVDTFQRVLGMTLASMPLWIALSSYGYFTVGLPSSSQVLQSLVVALSSGVVATVLFFYATDLVKEDQSKLAAVEATQSSQIIFVLFGEMLILSEALPNYQSIIGMLVIIIGMIFHSFASRQKIVLTGSKVKSI; this is encoded by the coding sequence GTGAAGGCAATTTTAATCGGAATATTTTCATCTGTATTTTTCGCTGTAACGTTTGTATTGAATCGATCGATGGAGCTTTCAGGTGGAAGTTGGCTATGGAGCTCTTCACTTCGATATTTCTTTATGGTTCCTTTTTTAGTTCTAATTGTTTATCTTAGAGGGAATTTTGGAGCGCTTTTAAAAGAAATGCAGAAAAGTCCCTCTACCTGGCTAGTATGGAGCATTGTTGGTTTTGGTCTGTTTTATGGTCCAATTACGTTTGCTGCTTCAAGTGGTCCAGGATGGTTAGTGGCTGGTACCTGGCAGTTTACGATAATAGCTGGATTATTACTTGTGCCATTTTTCTATTCTAAGATTCAATCTAATCATGGAATCATAAAAATTAGGCAGAAACTTCCTTGGAAGGGTCTTCTTTTTTCGAGCATAATCTTTATCGGTATTGTCATTATCCAATTAGACCAAGCAAGTGGTGGCTTTACTGTGCAAATGCTGTACATTGGTATCTTACCAGTGGTTATAGCAGCTTTCGCCTATCCGTTAGGAAATCGGAAAATGATGGAGCATTGTAAGGGAAATGTTGATACTTTTCAACGTGTACTTGGAATGACCCTTGCATCTATGCCATTATGGATTGCTCTTTCAAGCTATGGATATTTTACAGTTGGCTTACCTAGTAGTAGCCAAGTGCTTCAGTCATTGGTTGTAGCCTTGTCTTCAGGTGTGGTTGCAACCGTACTGTTCTTTTATGCAACAGATCTAGTAAAAGAAGATCAAAGTAAGCTTGCTGCAGTTGAAGCGACCCAATCAAGTCAAATCATCTTTGTTCTATTTGGAGAAATGCTTATCCTGTCTGAGGCATTACCAAATTACCAGTCAATTATTGGGATGCTAGTTATCATTATAGGAATGATTTTTCATAGCTTTGCATCGAGGCAAAAGATCGTCCTAACAGGTAGTAAGGTTAAGTCTATTTAA
- a CDS encoding potassium/proton antiporter: protein MFVDILQTDRIVLLAGILFIAGVITTKFSSRIGVPSLVLFIFVGMVMGSDILGIIHFDDAKTAQMIGVLALVVILFEGGMQTQWKTLKPVIVPSLSLATVGVLLTSGIVAVAAKFILGIGWLEATLFGAIVGSTDAAAVFAVLKGQNIKKRISATLEAESGSNDPMAVFLTVALIELITLPDVSIFSMIGSFFLQMSVGVLLGLLLGKLAVWALNKINLDSSGLYPVFATAFALLTYGITAAFNGSGLLAVYIAAIIIGNADISYRHSIFRFSEGFAWMMQISMFVILGLLVFPSELFTVDIFVKGILLSLILILVARPIAVYLSTLSMKYTYKEVIFLSWAGLKGAVPIVLATFPLLANVEGSHLLFNVVFFVVLTSCLVQGSTITILAEKLGLNGPKKTEPIHSLELISLGKADAEMFEYELEEDSALVGKTLIEIPFPEGALVNAIIRKDELITPTGRTVIEPGDFLYILSARKNKQLLKELLEEKSKDEILEESV from the coding sequence ATGTTTGTTGATATTCTACAAACGGATCGAATTGTATTGTTAGCTGGCATTTTGTTTATTGCCGGAGTCATCACTACTAAATTTTCTTCTCGGATTGGCGTCCCTTCCCTTGTACTTTTTATTTTTGTGGGAATGGTAATGGGGTCAGATATCCTTGGAATTATTCATTTCGATGATGCAAAAACAGCTCAAATGATCGGTGTATTAGCACTTGTTGTTATTTTGTTTGAAGGTGGAATGCAAACTCAATGGAAGACACTTAAACCCGTTATTGTTCCATCATTATCTTTAGCAACCGTCGGTGTTCTTTTAACCTCAGGAATTGTCGCAGTTGCAGCCAAGTTTATTTTAGGAATTGGTTGGTTAGAGGCAACTTTATTCGGAGCAATTGTTGGTTCCACAGATGCTGCGGCAGTTTTTGCTGTCTTAAAAGGACAAAATATTAAAAAGCGAATCAGCGCTACATTAGAAGCAGAATCTGGATCTAATGATCCTATGGCCGTGTTTCTAACCGTCGCTTTAATTGAACTAATTACTCTTCCAGATGTAAGTATTTTCTCAATGATTGGGTCATTCTTTTTACAGATGTCAGTAGGGGTGCTATTAGGTTTACTACTAGGAAAACTTGCTGTGTGGGCATTAAATAAAATAAACCTGGATTCCAGTGGTTTGTATCCTGTCTTTGCAACAGCATTTGCCTTGCTCACCTATGGAATAACGGCCGCTTTTAATGGAAGTGGATTATTGGCTGTGTATATTGCAGCCATTATTATTGGAAATGCAGATATTTCCTATCGTCATTCTATCTTTCGTTTTTCGGAGGGCTTTGCTTGGATGATGCAGATTTCAATGTTCGTTATTTTAGGTTTACTTGTTTTCCCTTCTGAATTATTTACGGTCGATATTTTCGTAAAAGGGATCTTGCTTTCACTCATTCTAATCTTAGTCGCAAGGCCAATCGCTGTATATTTATCAACACTTTCTATGAAATACACTTATAAAGAAGTCATCTTCTTGTCATGGGCAGGATTAAAAGGAGCAGTTCCAATCGTTTTAGCAACCTTCCCATTACTAGCAAATGTAGAAGGAAGTCATCTACTGTTTAATGTTGTATTTTTTGTAGTGTTAACTAGTTGTTTAGTCCAAGGTTCTACCATAACAATCTTAGCTGAAAAATTAGGCCTAAATGGCCCTAAGAAAACAGAACCAATTCACTCACTAGAGCTTATATCCTTAGGAAAAGCAGATGCAGAAATGTTTGAGTATGAATTGGAAGAAGATTCCGCTTTAGTTGGGAAAACTCTCATAGAAATTCCTTTTCCAGAAGGCGCACTTGTCAATGCAATTATTCGAAAAGATGAATTAATAACTCCAACAGGGAGAACAGTTATTGAGCCAGGTGACTTCCTCTATATCCTCTCTGCTCGAAAAAATAAACAACTACTAAAAGAGCTGTTAGAGGAAAAGAGTAAAGACGAGATATTAGAAGAGAGCGTTTAA
- a CDS encoding tyrosine-type recombinase/integrase: MRTVDAIKDEKLLKEMKAFLLPRSSRDYCLFMLGINTGIRIQDLLTLHVNNVVNEKNDISFYLLTSNEVDPPIFLNKHVRKSIGKWIKEGQLAYEDFLFKSRKTNEPITRQQAYRIINEAAKQAGVQGAIGTHTLRKTFGYHAYRKGVAISLIQKRLQHTTKAETYQYIGITKDNRMPIILDVNL; the protein is encoded by the coding sequence TTGAGAACAGTTGACGCAATCAAAGACGAAAAACTCTTAAAAGAAATGAAGGCATTTTTACTTCCACGTTCCTCACGTGACTATTGCTTATTTATGCTTGGAATTAATACAGGCATCCGCATACAAGACCTTCTTACATTACACGTTAATAATGTAGTAAATGAGAAGAATGATATTTCATTTTATTTACTCACATCTAATGAAGTTGACCCTCCCATTTTTTTAAATAAGCACGTACGAAAATCAATTGGAAAATGGATAAAAGAAGGCCAACTAGCCTACGAGGATTTCCTCTTTAAATCTAGAAAAACAAATGAACCTATAACGAGACAGCAAGCCTACCGAATCATTAATGAAGCAGCAAAACAGGCTGGTGTTCAAGGGGCTATTGGAACACATACCCTACGAAAAACCTTTGGCTATCATGCTTATCGAAAAGGCGTTGCTATATCACTTATTCAAAAAAGACTACAACATACTACAAAAGCTGAAACCTATCAGTACATAGGCATAACAAAAGATAATAGAATGCCTATCATACTAGATGTAAATTTATAA
- a CDS encoding ATP-dependent Clp protease ATP-binding subunit: MTCQVCNAKKANYQLNIKINNEQKRMQLCNDCYSEQMNNLQIPSGFNGFPNFPFEDMFKSFSAQQNQQQTDIHPTKQQGGDGFLDQFGRNLTHIAKAGLIDPVIGREEEVQRIIEILNRRNKNNPVLIGEPGVGKTAVVEGLALNIAKGAVPTKLLNKEVYLLDFASLVSNTGIRGQFEERMKQLITELQRRKNIILFIDEIHQLVGAGSAEGSMDAGNILKPALARGELQLVGATTLKEYRKIEKDAALERRFQPVTVSEPTPEKAIEILKGIQSKYEAFHGVTYSEEAIKACVTLSHRYIQDRFLPDKAIDLLDEAGSKANLLLKPVDTTAIQEHLKNIAIEKDKAAKEENYELAAQLRDEEQKLEKQLETDQTQSNAVVEVSDIQKIIEKKTGIPVGKLQEDEQAKMKHLVENLNKKVIGQEEAVVKVAKAIRRSRAGLKAKTRPIGSFLFVGPTGVGKTELTKTLAEELFGSKDAMIRLDMSEYMEKHSVSKIIGSPPGYVGHDEAGQLTEKVRRNPYSIILLDEIEKAHPDVQHMFLQILEDGRLTDSQGRTVSFKDTVIIMTSNAGVGFKKVSVGFENMGTDAVKESTILESLGSHFKPEFLNRFDSIIEFKQLEKENLLQIVELMLEELQTTLTEQNITLKVSPEVKEKLAELGYHPAFGARPLRRVLQEQIEDQIADVLLENDSTSILEASLNENKIVVK, translated from the coding sequence ATGACATGCCAAGTATGTAATGCGAAGAAAGCAAATTATCAACTAAACATCAAAATTAATAACGAACAAAAACGTATGCAACTTTGCAATGACTGTTATTCAGAGCAAATGAACAATCTTCAAATTCCTTCAGGGTTTAATGGGTTTCCAAACTTCCCTTTTGAAGATATGTTTAAGAGTTTTTCAGCACAACAAAATCAACAACAAACTGACATACACCCAACAAAACAACAAGGCGGAGACGGTTTCCTCGATCAATTCGGACGTAACCTAACGCATATCGCTAAAGCCGGTCTAATTGACCCAGTCATTGGCCGTGAGGAAGAAGTTCAACGCATCATTGAAATTCTAAATCGAAGAAACAAAAACAACCCAGTTCTCATCGGTGAGCCTGGTGTAGGAAAGACTGCAGTAGTTGAAGGACTTGCCCTAAATATTGCAAAAGGTGCGGTTCCAACTAAGCTACTAAACAAGGAAGTTTACTTACTAGATTTTGCCTCTCTTGTTTCAAATACAGGAATTCGGGGTCAATTTGAAGAACGCATGAAGCAATTGATTACTGAGCTTCAAAGACGTAAAAATATTATCCTATTTATTGATGAAATCCATCAATTAGTAGGAGCTGGCTCTGCAGAAGGCTCCATGGATGCAGGAAACATTTTAAAACCAGCTCTTGCACGTGGGGAGCTTCAGCTAGTTGGTGCAACAACACTAAAAGAGTATCGCAAAATTGAAAAGGACGCTGCATTAGAACGTCGTTTCCAGCCTGTGACAGTAAGTGAACCAACTCCTGAAAAAGCAATCGAAATTCTTAAAGGCATTCAATCAAAGTATGAAGCGTTTCACGGGGTAACTTATTCGGAGGAAGCGATTAAAGCTTGTGTGACATTATCACACCGTTACATTCAAGACCGATTCTTACCTGATAAAGCAATTGACTTATTGGATGAAGCTGGCTCTAAAGCAAATCTATTACTTAAACCTGTAGATACAACAGCGATTCAAGAACATCTTAAGAACATTGCAATCGAAAAGGATAAAGCAGCTAAAGAAGAAAACTATGAGCTTGCTGCCCAACTACGTGATGAAGAACAAAAACTTGAAAAACAGCTAGAGACAGATCAAACTCAAAGCAATGCAGTTGTTGAAGTGAGTGATATTCAAAAAATCATTGAAAAGAAAACTGGCATTCCTGTAGGTAAACTTCAAGAAGATGAGCAAGCCAAAATGAAACACCTAGTGGAAAACTTAAATAAAAAAGTGATTGGTCAAGAAGAAGCAGTGGTAAAAGTAGCGAAAGCCATTCGTCGAAGCCGTGCAGGATTAAAAGCTAAAACTCGTCCAATTGGGTCCTTCCTCTTTGTAGGTCCAACGGGTGTCGGTAAAACAGAGTTAACAAAAACGCTCGCTGAAGAACTTTTTGGTTCAAAAGATGCAATGATTCGCCTTGATATGAGTGAATATATGGAAAAGCACTCCGTCTCTAAAATTATTGGGTCTCCTCCGGGGTATGTTGGACATGATGAGGCTGGTCAGTTAACTGAAAAAGTACGCCGTAATCCATATAGCATTATCTTATTAGATGAAATTGAGAAAGCTCACCCTGACGTTCAGCACATGTTCCTTCAAATTTTAGAAGATGGCCGTCTAACAGATAGCCAAGGCCGAACTGTGAGCTTTAAAGATACAGTTATTATTATGACAAGTAACGCAGGTGTTGGCTTTAAAAAGGTTTCGGTTGGTTTTGAAAATATGGGTACAGATGCCGTCAAAGAATCTACCATTTTAGAATCACTTGGTTCACATTTCAAACCAGAGTTTCTAAACCGATTTGATAGCATTATTGAGTTCAAACAATTAGAGAAAGAGAACCTACTTCAAATTGTGGAATTAATGCTTGAAGAACTTCAAACTACATTGACAGAACAAAATATCACATTAAAGGTATCACCTGAAGTAAAAGAAAAGCTTGCCGAACTTGGTTACCACCCAGCATTTGGTGCACGTCCACTTCGTCGTGTACTCCAAGAACAGATTGAAGACCAAATTGCCGATGTTTTATTGGAAAATGATTCAACTTCAATATTAGAAGCAAGTTTAAATGAGAACAAAATAGTAGTGAAATAA
- a CDS encoding DUF2935 domain-containing protein yields the protein MAYQKISVWQEHSFWLEVLEDHGYFVHDFASPSEKQIVDQAAQYIYQFQQLRNKLASIPPNLNENSPQMIAFAREAYPVAYGYYQFEGQIQRLRIENKVNVNLTPSYFNGTLGENLEYLRLLGYYVNGQVPPVQALVDLMDLWLEDQVGHAALLVRALDGVEVTLVNETRSFMQLFQAYIIKNEAIKGYLRFTPEGFPIQLQFARDVSQSVNGLTHLVERMVRLYKNDQVLNQTTLRFLEHHFPEACYFLNKLTYYAPDIEFPPCSLSKPSFR from the coding sequence GTGGCGTATCAGAAAATTTCAGTCTGGCAGGAGCATAGTTTTTGGTTAGAGGTGTTAGAGGATCATGGGTATTTTGTACATGATTTTGCATCTCCAAGTGAAAAACAAATTGTAGATCAAGCTGCGCAATATATTTATCAGTTTCAGCAGCTAAGAAACAAACTTGCATCTATTCCTCCTAATTTAAATGAAAATTCACCACAAATGATTGCATTTGCCAGAGAGGCGTATCCAGTTGCTTATGGTTATTATCAGTTTGAAGGGCAAATTCAGCGGCTTCGGATTGAAAATAAGGTGAATGTAAATTTAACACCGAGTTATTTTAATGGAACACTTGGTGAAAATCTAGAATACTTAAGGTTATTGGGATACTATGTGAACGGTCAAGTACCACCTGTGCAAGCATTAGTTGATTTAATGGACCTGTGGCTTGAGGATCAGGTGGGCCATGCAGCCTTACTAGTCAGGGCTCTTGATGGGGTGGAGGTAACACTTGTTAACGAAACAAGAAGCTTTATGCAACTTTTTCAGGCATATATTATAAAAAATGAAGCGATAAAAGGCTATTTACGATTTACTCCAGAAGGATTTCCAATTCAGCTCCAATTCGCAAGGGATGTATCACAATCAGTTAATGGCCTTACTCATTTAGTAGAAAGAATGGTTCGTTTATATAAAAATGACCAAGTGTTAAATCAAACAACGTTACGCTTTTTAGAACATCATTTTCCTGAGGCCTGTTATTTCTTAAATAAACTAACTTACTATGCGCCAGATATAGAGTTTCCTCCATGCTCGTTATCAAAGCCATCGTTTAGATAA
- a CDS encoding CPBP family intramembrane glutamic endopeptidase translates to MTDKKNTVFAILFAHLFLLLSFTKILPFWPMFTVALFILSALSIYKKRFSFRINGASVGLGILTGILLYLIFAIGKQILLAIGLPVEEDLKELYSFVSPTQIWHYIVLTLIIIPGEELFWRGYIQPSFSEKSAWNGIIYATLLYASVHIYSGSTMLILAAIVGGLYWGLIYVWKKNIVINIVSHFTFNLFLLVILPLN, encoded by the coding sequence ATGACCGATAAAAAAAATACCGTATTTGCTATCCTATTTGCACATCTCTTTCTACTACTTAGCTTTACAAAAATACTACCCTTTTGGCCAATGTTTACAGTTGCGCTTTTCATATTAAGTGCACTATCCATTTATAAAAAACGTTTTAGTTTTCGTATTAATGGAGCCTCGGTCGGCTTAGGCATACTAACAGGTATCTTACTCTATCTAATATTTGCAATCGGAAAACAAATCCTACTTGCGATTGGTTTACCTGTTGAAGAAGACCTTAAAGAATTGTACTCTTTTGTTTCACCAACTCAAATATGGCATTATATTGTTCTTACACTCATTATTATCCCGGGCGAAGAGCTTTTCTGGAGAGGCTACATTCAGCCCAGCTTCTCAGAAAAATCAGCATGGAACGGGATCATCTATGCAACCCTACTCTATGCCTCTGTCCACATCTACTCTGGCAGCACCATGCTCATCCTAGCTGCAATCGTCGGAGGACTATACTGGGGACTGATTTATGTTTGGAAAAAAAATATTGTTATTAATATTGTCTCTCACTTTACATTTAACCTATTTTTGTTAGTGATATTGCCATTAAATTAA
- a CDS encoding DUF6254 family protein → MTKSQHEKERQWNVRKRQQNPHGKVKSFEELGEDITPNVKKERRGE, encoded by the coding sequence ATGACGAAATCACAACATGAAAAAGAAAGACAATGGAATGTAAGAAAACGTCAACAAAATCCACATGGTAAAGTTAAATCATTTGAGGAACTTGGAGAAGATATTACTCCAAATGTGAAAAAAGAAAGAAGAGGTGAGTAA